In the genome of Phlebotomus papatasi isolate M1 chromosome 2, Ppap_2.1, whole genome shotgun sequence, one region contains:
- the LOC129802533 gene encoding transmembrane protein 134 yields the protein MAGGSSMNASHSFGTRNGGPKDKRFSIHDAFEEETDEAIRVYGSTVISTPMRSKTRSTDDVAIRVHDQRNFKYPDDTTSRDSDSLIQDYGTLSSGDTYTYCWRHPKVRENWRTVLAAVTLLIVGTALVVIGTYAVAKPSNGSQGAVFFVAGFICFIPGAYHVVYIWLAARGYRGFDFYHLPLFT from the exons ATGGCCGGAGGCAGTTCAATGAATGCATCTCACAGTTTTGGCACCCGCAACGGCGGTCCCAAGGATAAAAGATTCTCCATTCACGATGCCTTCGAGGAGGAAACAGACGAGGCCATCAGAGTTTATGGGTCTACAGTGATAAGTACCCCAATGAGGTCAAAAACACGCTCCACAGACGACGTTGCCATCCGAGTGCATGATCAAAG GAACTTCAAGTATCCCGATGATACCACCTCCCGCGACAGTGATTCCCTGATACAGGACTATGGGACCCTATCTTCGGGGGATACCTACACCTATTGCTGGCGACATCCCAAAGTCCGGGAAAACTGGAGAACAGTCCTTGCAGCTGTGACACTATTAATTGTGGGCACAGCCCTCGTTGTGATTGGCACTTATGCCGTGGCTAAACCCTCCAATGGTTCTCAGGGTGCTGTCTTCTTCGTGGCCGGTTTTATATGCTTCATTCCCGGAGCCTATCACGTTGTCTACATCTGGCTGGCAGCCCGGGGATACCGTGGCTTTGACTTCTATCACCTACCCCTCTTTACATaa